A region of the Lycium barbarum isolate Lr01 chromosome 1, ASM1917538v2, whole genome shotgun sequence genome:
TACAAACATGTTCTCAAAGTCAACTTCCTCATTTCTTGCTATTTTCGTCTCACAGTCAAGTACAAACATGTTCTCAAAGTCAACTTCCTCATTTCTTGCTATTTTCGTTGTGATTGTCACCATTTATTCTCCGATAAGAGACTTTTAACACTATAGTATATATAAGATACGCTCGTCTAAAAATGGACCTgatttcttctttttgttttttcttgcCAAGAAATAAATAATTGAAAGAATGTATAAAAAGAAAAGTTTCAGTATGGAGAAGAAGAAATAGTATACAATAGGATGTGTTAATAAACAAGAAACTACACGCAAGGACATTAATAATGGCAAGGTCAAAGGACAAAACTTGTTATACTTAAAATTTTATCCGTAGGGCAAATGAGGTCAAAAGGTCAAGATCACCCACCTCTAAGGCTATTTTTGTAAACCaaccttaataaaataattacagGTCCCAATTATAATGTTATATTTAAGTAAATGAAAGTATTACATAAAAAagaaccaaaaaaataaaaattaaaaaaaacattcATCATTCATATATTTAACATTATGATTAGAAAGCCACTGGCTATCAGCATAAGCACCATTGAAAAGTTAGCACCTTCTGAAGAATGACTCTTTTGTTCCTCAGATTTGCCTTCAGGCTGAACAATATTACTGCAATTTAGGCCTTCTTTGTCCTCTTTGCACATATTTGCAAAAAGGCCAGGTGGATATTTGCCATAGAGATTTATGTAATTAAACATTGTTGTAGCACATCCATTTTGCACATTATTTATCTCTGTTGAATGTTTGCAGGCTAATTGCTTGAATGCATTGCAACATATTGTTGAATTGTAGTGAGGTCCTTTGCATTGGCTTGTTATGACAGTGTAGTTTTCCCTCTCAAAATCAATGGGACAATCTTTGAGAAAATAAAAACAGAAGAAGTCAGGAAGTGGCGGAGCTAAGATTTTCACTAAAGAGATTCAAGATATAATCAAATAAACGAAGGAAGAATTCAAAtagattcaacatctactatatatacataaaaagtaaTATTAATTCTATATATACATTAAATTTTTGGGTAAAGGAGAACTGTTGCACCCCTGGCTTCATGCATGAGTCAGGACACTATATAACAGAGAAGCCAACACACACGATTAGAGGCAAATGATACTTCAAGCAGGAGTGTCAAATTTAGTCCATGAAAATAACTCATTCAACTTGTTCAAACTTGAAACAGTTGGCTGAATATATATGTAATCAAGGGCAAGTGTACTAATAGCCGACTGGAGGCATATTCGAAATACCAAATATTAATATTTGGCGACTTTAGGATCAACTTCAGATCTACGAGACTGAAGTTGAAAATTCAGGTATGACTTTTCCAACTTCAAATATACGAGTCTGAAGTTTGGACTGTCAAGCCAAACTTCACATTGCTTGTGCAATTCAAACTTCAGACAATTAGATCTAAAGTTAGGCTTGGCAGTTCCAACTTCAAAATAGTATGTCAGAAGTTTGAACTATCAAGCCTAACTCCATACCCGTATGTCTGGTTTTGAACATCAATTCGCATGAAATTCAACTTTAGACATACATTAAGGTTTGAAGTTAGCAATTACATTAATCTTCGTCACAATATTATTTACCATAACTGCTTTCCTTTTGGACTTATTCCTTTTAATAAAACGTTTCTTCTTTGTTCATCTATAGAGATCAAAACAGAAACTGATTGTATTGAGAGGTAAAGTAAGCAACATCAATCAATACAAAGTCCAAAACTATGTACTGTGTACATTAATCTTCATTAGAGTAACGAAAAATTAAATTGTAGTGAAAGGAAAAGTAAAAAGTGTCAATCACATGAACAAAGCTAGAAAGTCCATAACATCAATTTTCATTCCCTTTTTCATCTGCAAGTATGATTAATATTTGATTATGCTATTTATTATTCATGAAAAAGAAGTGGAGGTGGAGCAGACAGCGTTATTCGAAGTTTGCCAACTTGATTACAAGTTAAACACTTTAAAAAGCTGATATAACTTGAATAGCACATGTAAAATTGACTACCAGGGCCATTCCTACATATATTCATGGGTCAATTTGGGTTATTAATCAACCATTTTGACCTAAACAAACAATAGACACGTTATGGCTCAAACCATTTATTGATTCAAACCATTTTTTCCGGTAACTAACCATTTTAACATGCCCAATTATAGTTCAATTTGTCTAGATGTTACAATTTTTTGAGCTATCAAGAACATAAAGAGCAtgtttgttttaaagaaaaagcaaccaaagaaggagaaaatacaTCATGTCATAAAATTAATTGCATTAACATAACAATTAAAAGtccacaaaagaagaaaaataagatAATTAGGAGAGATTAAATTGATACTAACTTCCTTGTTGTTGAAGAAGGGCACGTCCCGTTTGAACACGAGCCTCAagcacatcatctattcatatacaaaaagaaataaaacattaaaaaaaaaagatcaattCTTTTTATTAATAAATATTGTAATatgaatattaaaaaaacaagaacATAAAAAAAATATCGAGGAGTTACGTTTGATGTACAATGGAGAAGAAGAAGTTAAGCCAACAAGAAGGAAGAAGAGAAACAAGAAGAAGCATTTTTCGAAGCCCATCATGGCTTCTCTTCTTCTTTGGCAAATATTATGAAtccttaatttatttatttttttgccaGAATTTTGTTTCAAATACAAAGGAAATTAACGTTTGAACATTTTCACAAATTTGTTTTTGTTTAGAGAGAAAAATGTTACATCAATAAGGAACAGAAACTAATTAAGAGAAAAGAGAGAGACTCGGAGAAAGTAAAGGCTTTAAATGTGCTTTAATTTCTCTACTTCCAAAGGTCTATTAGATGAAAATGAATTAAATGCTATTTAAGTTATACGACTTCTTTTTCTGTGACAAAAATGACTTTAATGTATCGTTATTCATTAGCGTTGTAGGGCCATATGATCTATTTTTTTCATCCAAAAGAATTTTCACCAGTCACCTAAAAAGATAATTACGACTAATTTCTCATAATAAGTAGAATATAAAATGTGAAAGCTAACTTTATACTAggtaaaataaagcaaagaattCTTAATTAGAAATAAATTGATTAATGAGGGATATACTTGGTAAATATGTATTAATGGTAGAGATATTTTTGTcttggaaaaaaataattttctgctTCTGATTTTGCTTTTTACAAGAAGCAGAAATTGAAAAACTACTTCTGTTTCTACTTAAAAGCAGTTTTACtaattggtcaaacacctcaAATATCTAAAAACGTGATTtttgttttataaaaaaattgtttttggCCTCAAAACCGCTAGGCCAAACAGGCTCtcaatcaatatcaataagatgTCGGGACCATAGTCGTTTGTCTTCGATTTGCCTGTCGATATGATCCCTTAGATTGACAAGCCAACTAGCTTAGTTTAGCTATTCTTTTCTATTAAAAAGGAGTAAATTGTTTGCACAGATAAAATCATTTTTTCTTTTAATCAAATTATAAGTAGATAGATATATATGAGATTAAATTCTCTAAGAGGGTCAGATAGCTGCTTCGACAGTTTAATGGTACAATCTCTTTCCTCGAAAATGTAGAGGTGTTAATTCATCGTTAATATTACTACTAATTTCAAGATAGTTTATTTCATACGGGATACAtccatttttctctttctttataAATTAAGTTGGATACGTTATACCCATCCTTTTAAGAGTTTTCATTACTTATGTTACAACATATAAACGAAAAGCATGAATGTATTCAAATTTACTTCTTTAATGGACACATGTTCGAGTTTGGGTTATGAAGCAATTAAGATTGCACGAgttatttttagaaaattaaaatcCTTCTTAATTATTTGGTAAAGTTATAAATTTTTAAAGAAATTCACAATTTTATTAAAAGTAACCTAATAATCGGTTCGATCGACCGACtaagttggtttttttttttaaaaaaaataataatttacacCGTAGTTGTATGGTGAATGAATCCATCATTTTTATGTCTGAGTTTTCCCTCAAAGTTCTCTGTCACTCTAATGCATCTTTTGCTATTCTTCTTCAGTCCATAACAATCATAACTTTGCTTTTGTCAATTCTATTTCCATATCTTTAATCAAATCTaactttcttatatatatatataaaatatttcttTTGGGCTTGCTTCCAGGATCTATTGGTATTTTTCCATgaatataaaatattttttgaactGTCCATAGCAAAGGAGAGAACATATATATGGTGAAAAAGGGTGCCCTAGTTTCTCCATTTTATAAGGGACTATGCCTTCATCTTGATCTCTTTCAACCTATATGAATTAGGTTTTCATGAAACAAGAAAACGACATGAATTGAAGTTTCTAAAAGGAATCTATGAAATAAAAAGCACAGAGCCCTTTTTTGCCGTGGCTATGACGTTGCCAACATCAAAGagagaagaagagaagaagatCGACTGAGAAATGAAATACATTTAAAAGTAGAAAATAAATATGATTATAGTACAATTAAGATTATTATTGTCTTTAATGTTTTTTAATTATAATGAcaatttttaaaacttaaaataaTTAACTTTATCTCTAAAATTATCTGATAGTGTAAAAAGATTAGTACATTGACATTGCGCCAAACTTAAACTCTTTCAATTTTCTATCGAACTTTGCGTAATATTTTAGGAGTTTATATTAAACTATTCAAATTTTTATATTAGCAAATAAAATTTTAACATAAGATCCAAGATAGTGTATTGTAAACACAAAGCTAAAATCTCATTCACTTAAAATAACCACCGTCAGTATAAATAAATATTGTTAATAGATTTGTTTGTTATGAAGCGAGAGGCACTATGTCTGTGATTAAATAAGTTTAAGTTATGTCATTAAGGTTTTCGTTTTAGGCCACTTTTCTTCACTGAATAAGTGTACGTGCAACCAAGTTACTGCGTGGATCCCCATAATTACTTCCTAACTAATGCTTCAAGTTAGACAATTTCTAACAAAGAAAAATAGCCCAAAATTTAGAGAAAACATAAAATTACCCCTTAACTTGTCTCGAAAACTCACATTAACAATTTAAgtagccgtttggccataaaaattattcacttttttccgaatttttttttccacttttttccggaatcagcgtttggccatgaaaaatccgaatacaacttgaagttgtattccggaatagcaaaaattcaaaaaacttgttttttttaaaaaaatcacttttttcacctttttacaactacatttcaccaaaaactacaatttcaaaaactatggccaaatacaactccaactccaaacttccaaaaaaaaaagtgaattttttttggtatctatggaaAAATGGGGCCTAACTTTATGAGCGTTTAAATACCTTCCTATAGTTGTCGATAGTGTATTAAATATCCCCCTATGAGGTGACGTGGCAGAGAGAGTTCACTCACCTTCCAAGAAGGGAGTGAGAGGAGAAAAAAGGTTTTAAAATG
Encoded here:
- the LOC132621222 gene encoding GPI-anchored protein LLG2-like, with protein sequence MMGFEKCFFLFLFFLLVGLTSSSPLYIKHDVLEARVQTGRALLQQQGNCPIDFERENYTVITSQCKGPHYNSTICCNAFKQLACKHSTEINNVQNGCATTMFNYINLYGKYPPGLFANMCKEDKEGLNCSNIVQPEGKSEEQKSHSSEGANFSMVLMLIASGFLIIMLNI